In Acidobacteriota bacterium, the genomic stretch CACCTTGTTGATGGCCAGCACCATCGGCGCCCCGGCGCGCCGCGCCTCCCGCACTACCTCTTCATCAGCGGGCACGAGTCCCTCGCGGGCGTCCACCAGAACCACGATGACCGCCGCGGTCCCCACTTCGCGGAGGCCGCGTTCGGCGACCGCCGCCTGCAGCGGGTCCGCGCTCGCCCCGAACACGCCGCCGGTGTCCACGAGCTCGAACTCCGTCCCGAGCCACTCCACCGGATGGCGCATCACGTCGCGGGTGGTCCCCGCCACCGGCGCCACGATGGCGCGGCGGCTGCCCGCCACCCGGTTGAACAACGTGGACTTGCCGACGTTGGGCCGGCCCACGAGCACTACTCGCGTCCCGGCGCTCGTCTCCTCGTGCATGACACTCCGGCTTGACAGCCGTAAATCACCGTATCTATGCTAGTTATACAACTCTCTGGAGCACGGCGCGACATGATCAAGGTCGACATCGTCAACCAGGTATCGAAAGCCGCGGACATCACCAAGGTGAAGTCCGAGCGGGCGGTCGACGCGGTCTTCGACGCCCTGCGCACTTCGATGCAGCGTGGCGAGCGCATCGAGCTCCGGGGCTTCGGCGTCTTTCAGGTCAAGCCCCGCAAGCG encodes the following:
- a CDS encoding integration host factor subunit beta, giving the protein MIKVDIVNQVSKAADITKVKSERAVDAVFDALRTSMQRGERIELRGFGVFQVKPRKRGIGRNPRTGKEVRIPPGRTIRFKPGKDLQNIRA